The following DNA comes from Streptomyces sp. NBC_00690.
TCGATGTCCGCGGGGGTGAGCTGCGCGTCGGACAGGGCGTTGTGGATCGCGCGGCCGAGGTTGTCGGGTCGTCCGGAGCTCGGTGGGGGGTCGAACGCGGTGCCGTAGCCCACGATCTCGCCGTACACCTCCGCAGCACGCTCACGTGCCCGGTCCTCGTCCTCCAGCACGAGGATCGCCCCGCCTTCCCCCGGCACCTGTCCGCTGGCTTCCGGGTCGAAGGGGAGGTAGGCGCGGCCCGGGTCCTTGCGGGTGGAGAGCCGCCCGCCGGCGTTGCGGGCGGCCATGCCGTACGGGCAGAGCGAGGACTCCATACCGCCGGTGAGCATCATGGCGGACCCGTTGCGGATCGCCCGGCGTGCCCCCGCTATGGCATCGATGCCGCCGGCCTGTTCGGCGACGAGCACTCCGGCCGGGCCGCGCAGATCGTGCCGGATGGAGATCTGGCCGGTGTTGACCGCGTAGAACCACGCGAAGGACATATAGGCGCTGACGTGGTCGGGGCCCTCGCCCCAGAGGTGCTGCAACTCCCGCTGGCCGAAGTCGAAGCCGCCCGCTCCGGCCGCGGTGACCACACCGAGTTCGAGGCGGGACGTTCCCTCGATGTCGATCGCACTGTCGGCGATCGCCCAGTCGGCGGCGGCGAGCGCGAACTGGGTCATGCGATCGGTCTGCGGTATCAGTCTGCTGGGCAGATGCCGGGCCGCGTCAAAGTCCCGGACCTGCCCGGCGAGCCGGCAGCCGAAGGCGCTGCTGTCGTATCCGTCGATGGGTTCGATGGTGTTCCGGCCGTTCAGGGTCGCCGCCCAGAACGCCTCGGTTCCCAGCCCGTTGGGGGCGATGACCCCCGTACCGGTCACTACGGCCGTGGTCACGCGGCCCTCCTGTCAGCGTCGGTGAGCACCATCGCGCTCTGGAATCCACCGAACCCGCTGGCGACGGTCAGCACCGTCCCCAACTGCTGTTCGCGGGCGGTCAGCGGTACGTAGTCCAGATCGAGCTGGGGGTCGGGGCGGTGGAGGTTCGCCGTCGGCGGCACCACCCCGTGTTCCAGGGCGAGCGCGCAGGCGGCCACCTCGATGGCGCCGATCGCACCGAGCGAGTGCCCGACGACCGCCTTGATCGAGCTGATGGGCACGGCACGGGCGTGCTCCCCGAGGCTCCGTTTGAACGCTGCGGTTTCGTGCCGGTCGTTCTGCTGGGTGGCGGTGCCATGGGCGTTGACGTAGTCGACGGCCGTGGGGTCGAGGCGGGCGCGGTGGAGGGCTGAGGTGATGGCGCCGGCCATCTCCAGCCCGTCGGGGCGCAGTCCCGTCATGTGGTGGGCATTGCCGTGGGATGCGTATCCCGCGATCTCCGCGTAGATGTGCGCTCCGCGGCGGCGCGCGTGCTCCAGCGACTCCAGGACCAGGACGGCCGCGCCTTCCCCGAGGACAAAGCCGTTGCGGGTCCGGTCGAAGGGGCGGGAGGCGCTGTCGGGTTCGTCGTTGCGGGGCGAGGTCGCTTTGATCGCGTCGAAGCAGGCAACGGTGATGGGCGCGATCGGTGCGTCGGTGCCGCCCGCGACCATGACGTCCGCCGCACCCTCGCGGATCAGATCGCAGGCGTAGCCGATGGCGTCGATGCCGGAGGTGCATCCGGCGGAGACGACGGAGTTGGGGCCTTCCGCGCCGATCTCCCAGGCGACCTCGGCCGACAGCGAACTCGGCACGAAGTAGTCGTACAGATGGGGTGAGGCCAGGGCGGGATCCACGACCCAGCGCTGTCCGTCGCCGCTCAGCCGACGGTATTCACGCTCCAACTGCTGTGTCAGCCCCACCGCATTGCCGATGGTGACCCCGACCCGGTGGGCCGCATCGGGGTCGATGAGCAGGGCGCTCTCGGCCATCGCCTCCCGAGTCGCGATCATCAGCATCTGCGCGGCGCGGTCCAACCGATCGGCCTCAGGCCCGGTCAATCCGGCCTGGTGCGGATCGAAGTCGCACTCGGCGGCGATCCGCGAGCGGAACGGCCCCGGGTCGAAGGCCGTGATGCCCCGGGTGGCGGGCACCCCGGACACGATGCGCTCCCAGAACGCCTTGGCACCGGTTCCTCCCGGTGCGACCACACCGATTCCGGTAATGGCGACGCGACGTTCCCCCATGAGGACCCCCAGACTCTCACCACCAGCGGTTAATGAACGGTTCGACGATGCGATGCCGCTCTCGCAGGGACGTCGAGGGCTACTGGATCAGGGGTGAGGAAACGATTCGCGACGCTCGGGCCAGAGCACAGGTCACTGCATTGTCAGTCGATCCCGGCTGGTTGATGGGAGCGCCTCCGGGCCCCGGGCGGCTGTGCGGTGCACGGCCAGGGCAGCGGAAGGCGATCAACGGGTACGCGACCCGGTACGGACGGGAGTTTCGTCCGCGCTGTCGGTGGGGGCGCCAGTATCGGCGTCGGTCATAGGTTCTTCAGTGCCTCGCGCACCGACAGGGGGGAGAGCCGGTCCCCTGCCGACCCGACGAAGGCGCGCACCGCCTCGGGATCCGTCTTGGCGTACTCCCGCAGGCTCCACCCGATCGCCTTGCGGATGAAGAAGTCCGGATGGTCGGCCCGGCGGAGGCAGTAGCGAAAGAGCCGCTCACTGTCGGTGGCCTGCTTGTAGCGCAGTTGGTGCAGCAGCGCCGTGCGCGCCACCCATAGGTCGTCGTCCTCGATCCACCCGTCCATGGTCGTCTTCAGGGCGGGGTCGGCCGCGACCAGGGGCCCGACGGTGTGGGCCGCGAGGGCATCGACGGTGTCCCACCAAGGGACGGTGGTCAGCAGCCAACGGACGGTCGGAAGGAATCCCGAGGAGCAGCGGCCCACGTACCGTCGCAGATAGTCGACGGCGAAGTAGTGGTACTCGCGCTCGGGAAGTCGCCAGCACCGGATCGCGATCGCCGTGCAGTCGCGCTCATCGGGCGGGGCGAGCCCTTCCAGCACCTGCCGGGACAGCGCACGGCGAGCAGGCGTCCGGATCCCGAGGAAGGGAACGACGCCCTTCATATAGGCACTGGCTTCCGCGGCCCGCTGGGGCTGCGCCGCCGCGGGATAGATGGTGGTGATTCGCTCCAGGACCTCATCGGCGAGCGGGCTGCCGGGGACGGCTGGGATGGGTCGGCCACGCGTCATGAGGCACACGTTACGGCGATCTCATCACGATGTCGGTTAGTCTCCCCGGATGTTCGAGCCAGTCCCCCACCCGTCGTCAGGTCTTGCGATCCGCTGCGCGCGGCTGCTCTTCTCGCCGTGGTCGAGACTGTCGCTGCTGCTGGTCATGCTGGCCTCGGCCGGCGCGCTGGTGGTGCTCTACGAACCGCAGAGACTGTTGTCCGACGGCTGGCCCGCACAGCTCGGCGGAGCGGCGGCCGTGCTGCTGTACGCCGTCGCCTACGGGGTGTGCACCGCGGCCTTCGTGCCCCGTCCACTGCTCAATCTGGCGGCGGGCGCACTGTTCGGATCGCAGTTGGGTCTGGTGTCGGCGCTGGCGGGAACCGTTCTGGGGGCGGGTATCGCCTTCACCCTGGGTCGGCTCCTGGGCCAGGAGGCCCTGCGCCCCTTGCTGCGTGGGCGAGTGCTCCAGGCCGCGGACTCCCAGCTGAGCAGACACGGCTTCCGGTCGATGCTGGCGATACGGCTGTTCCCGGGGATCCCGTTCGCCGCGGCGAACTACTGCGCCGCCGTCTCCCGGATGGGCTACACCCCGTTCCTGCTGGCCACGGCCCTCGGGTCCATCCCCAATACGGCGGCCTACGTGGTCGCCGGGAGCCGGGCCTCCTCTCCGACGTCGCCGGCGTTCTTGGTGGCGATGGGGTTCATCGTGGTGACGGGACTGATCGCCGCAGCGGTCGCCTGGCGCAAGCGTCACGGTCTGCGCCAGGGATAACGCCCATCGGCCGCTCTCTGCCCACGGCCGGCTGCCCACGGCTGGCTGCTGGCTGCTGGCTGCTGGCTGCTGGCTGCTGGCTGCTGGCTGCTGGCTGCTGAACTGAATCGTCCGGTTGTCGCAACGCCTCACCCGGACCGATGGTCACCCGTACAAGAGATCCCATCGAACGTTCCTGTTCACGTCACTGCTCGTTCGTCTCGGAGGGCTACTCTTCCCCCGTCCGACGCATGATCGGGATCGTTTTCTTGGGTGGCTCAGTTTCCATGTCGTGGTTTGAATCCCTCATCCTCGGACTTGTCCAGGGCCTGACCGAATTCCTCCCCATCTCCTCCAGCGCGCATTTGCGGTTGACCGCCGCTTTCGCCGGCTGGAAGGACCCGGGAGCTGCTTTCACCGCGATCACCCAGATCGGCACCGAAACAGCCGTCCTGATCTATTTCCGTGACGACATCGCCAGAATCGTCACGGCGTGGTTCGCCTCACTGAAGAACAAGGAAATGCGCACCGACCACGACGCTCAAATGGGCTGGCTGGTGATCATCGGATCGATTCCGATCGGCGTGCTCGGAATCACCCTGAAGGATCAGATCGAGGGGCCTTTCCGCGATCTGCGGCTGATCGCCACCACGCTCATCGTGATGGGGCTCGTACTCGGCTTCGCCGATCGGCTCGCCGCTCGCGACGAGCGCCCCCACGACGAGTCCGGCGGC
Coding sequences within:
- a CDS encoding DNA alkylation repair protein, with the protein product MTRGRPIPAVPGSPLADEVLERITTIYPAAAQPQRAAEASAYMKGVVPFLGIRTPARRALSRQVLEGLAPPDERDCTAIAIRCWRLPEREYHYFAVDYLRRYVGRCSSGFLPTVRWLLTTVPWWDTVDALAAHTVGPLVAADPALKTTMDGWIEDDDLWVARTALLHQLRYKQATDSERLFRYCLRRADHPDFFIRKAIGWSLREYAKTDPEAVRAFVGSAGDRLSPLSVREALKNL
- a CDS encoding TVP38/TMEM64 family protein, which encodes MFEPVPHPSSGLAIRCARLLFSPWSRLSLLLVMLASAGALVVLYEPQRLLSDGWPAQLGGAAAVLLYAVAYGVCTAAFVPRPLLNLAAGALFGSQLGLVSALAGTVLGAGIAFTLGRLLGQEALRPLLRGRVLQAADSQLSRHGFRSMLAIRLFPGIPFAAANYCAAVSRMGYTPFLLATALGSIPNTAAYVVAGSRASSPTSPAFLVAMGFIVVTGLIAAAVAWRKRHGLRQG
- a CDS encoding ketosynthase chain-length factor codes for the protein MTTAVVTGTGVIAPNGLGTEAFWAATLNGRNTIEPIDGYDSSAFGCRLAGQVRDFDAARHLPSRLIPQTDRMTQFALAAADWAIADSAIDIEGTSRLELGVVTAAGAGGFDFGQRELQHLWGEGPDHVSAYMSFAWFYAVNTGQISIRHDLRGPAGVLVAEQAGGIDAIAGARRAIRNGSAMMLTGGMESSLCPYGMAARNAGGRLSTRKDPGRAYLPFDPEASGQVPGEGGAILVLEDEDRARERAAEVYGEIVGYGTAFDPPPSSGRPDNLGRAIHNALSDAQLTPADIDVVFADADGSPERDRAEATALTAVFGPGGVPVTAPKTMIGRLCSGGAPLDVVLALLAVRDGVIPPTTKVTTDYDIDIVRDEPRPFTGSTALVLARGHNGFNSALIVRGRRKEDR
- a CDS encoding undecaprenyl-diphosphate phosphatase, which gives rise to MSWFESLILGLVQGLTEFLPISSSAHLRLTAAFAGWKDPGAAFTAITQIGTETAVLIYFRDDIARIVTAWFASLKNKEMRTDHDAQMGWLVIIGSIPIGVLGITLKDQIEGPFRDLRLIATTLIVMGLVLGFADRLAARDERPHDESGGRHRAVKQRKTLRELNVRDGLIYGFCQAMALVPGVSRSGATISGGLLMGYTREAAARYSFLLAIPAVLASGAYELKDAGEGHVSWGPTLFATVIAFGVGYAVIAWFMKFISTKSFMPFVIYRVILGIVLFILVGTGALSPHAGESGG
- a CDS encoding beta-ketoacyl-[acyl-carrier-protein] synthase family protein, which translates into the protein MGERRVAITGIGVVAPGGTGAKAFWERIVSGVPATRGITAFDPGPFRSRIAAECDFDPHQAGLTGPEADRLDRAAQMLMIATREAMAESALLIDPDAAHRVGVTIGNAVGLTQQLEREYRRLSGDGQRWVVDPALASPHLYDYFVPSSLSAEVAWEIGAEGPNSVVSAGCTSGIDAIGYACDLIREGAADVMVAGGTDAPIAPITVACFDAIKATSPRNDEPDSASRPFDRTRNGFVLGEGAAVLVLESLEHARRRGAHIYAEIAGYASHGNAHHMTGLRPDGLEMAGAITSALHRARLDPTAVDYVNAHGTATQQNDRHETAAFKRSLGEHARAVPISSIKAVVGHSLGAIGAIEVAACALALEHGVVPPTANLHRPDPQLDLDYVPLTAREQQLGTVLTVASGFGGFQSAMVLTDADRRAA